In Serratia sp. FDAARGOS_506, a genomic segment contains:
- a CDS encoding APC family permease translates to MNLSSRLHAHLARGKVGFPTTLASSVGVIMASPVILTVTSGFGIGGDTFALAMLIAFIMMQAQLTTFSEAAALLPTSGSVYDYISCGMGRFFAITGALSAYLIVHIFAGTAETILSGIMALVNFEHLNTLMESHNASWMVGVGLVVVFGLLNAFGIEAFGKAEIVLTFAMWSTLVIFGIVGLLSPHAVPLEGWFGSTLSLNDPFAVFSLIGMAMFMFVGCELVTPMAPEIKRCDRVIPRAMALGLCGVAVCMALYGAALSHQVENVVIDAASGTRLLETPMAIPAFAGQVMGQFGKYWLGVGLLLAGAATINTLMAAVPRILYGMALDGALPRMFAYLHPRFKTPVVGILVAVLIPCVHAFAIQGNLDRIIPLVLAAVCAWGVAYLLVTCSVVILRARRPDLPRAYKSPWFPLPQIVSSVGIVLAIVYITPPGMNPSDIYIPFGWMIGLTAAYALFWTLCVQKVNPFKPVPVEQVLENAFAKGENEEAQFDRLTSLT, encoded by the coding sequence ATGAACCTGTCGTCGCGGTTGCACGCCCACCTGGCTCGAGGCAAGGTCGGCTTTCCCACCACCTTGGCCAGTTCGGTCGGGGTGATCATGGCCAGCCCGGTGATCCTGACGGTCACCAGCGGCTTCGGCATCGGCGGCGACACCTTCGCGCTGGCGATGCTGATCGCCTTCATCATGATGCAGGCGCAGCTCACCACCTTCTCCGAAGCGGCGGCGCTGCTGCCGACCTCCGGCTCCGTTTACGACTATATCTCCTGCGGCATGGGGCGTTTTTTCGCTATCACCGGCGCGCTGTCGGCCTACCTGATCGTGCATATCTTCGCCGGCACCGCCGAGACCATTCTTTCCGGCATCATGGCGTTGGTGAACTTCGAGCACCTCAACACCCTGATGGAAAGCCACAATGCCTCCTGGATGGTCGGCGTCGGGCTGGTTGTCGTGTTCGGCCTGCTCAACGCGTTCGGCATCGAGGCCTTCGGCAAGGCGGAGATCGTGCTGACCTTCGCCATGTGGAGCACGCTGGTGATTTTCGGCATCGTCGGGCTGCTGTCGCCGCATGCGGTGCCGCTCGAGGGCTGGTTCGGCAGCACGCTGAGCCTGAACGATCCCTTCGCGGTGTTCAGCCTGATCGGCATGGCGATGTTCATGTTCGTTGGCTGTGAACTGGTGACGCCGATGGCGCCGGAGATCAAACGCTGCGATCGGGTGATCCCGCGCGCGATGGCGCTGGGGCTGTGCGGCGTGGCGGTGTGTATGGCGCTGTATGGCGCGGCGCTCAGCCACCAGGTGGAAAACGTGGTGATCGACGCCGCCAGCGGCACGCGCCTGCTGGAAACGCCGATGGCCATCCCGGCGTTCGCCGGCCAGGTGATGGGCCAGTTCGGCAAATATTGGCTCGGCGTCGGCCTGCTGCTGGCGGGCGCCGCGACCATCAACACGCTGATGGCGGCGGTGCCGCGCATTCTGTACGGCATGGCGCTGGACGGCGCGCTGCCGCGCATGTTCGCTTATCTGCACCCGCGCTTTAAGACGCCGGTGGTCGGCATTCTGGTGGCGGTATTGATCCCCTGCGTACACGCCTTCGCCATTCAGGGCAATCTCGACAGAATCATACCGCTGGTGCTGGCGGCGGTGTGCGCCTGGGGCGTGGCCTACCTGCTGGTGACCTGCTCGGTGGTGATCCTGCGCGCACGTCGCCCCGATCTGCCGCGTGCCTATAAATCGCCGTGGTTCCCGCTGCCGCAGATCGTTTCCAGCGTTGGCATCGTGCTGGCCATCGTTTACATCACGCCGCCGGGAATGAACCCGAGCGATATCTACATTCCCTTCGGCTGGATGATCGGCCTGACTGCCGCCTATGCGCTGTTCTGGACGCTGTGCGTGCAGAAAGTGAATCCGTTCAAGCCGGTGCCGGTCGAGCAGGTGCTGGAGAACGCATTCGCCAAGGGGGAAAACGAGGAGGCGCAGTTTGATCGGCTTACTTCCCTCACTTAA
- a CDS encoding SDR family NAD(P)-dependent oxidoreductase yields the protein MSRVVVITGGGTGVGAACARLLAAQGDRVFIIGRRPEPLAALAQEIGAQALVGDAASGESWAHTLLPAILREAGRIDCLIGSAGGMGFKRITEMTDAQWQGAMDSNLNSAFASARACLPELIKSGGNLLFVASIASLAAGPEVCGYVTAKHALIGLMRSIARDYGPLGVRANAVCPGWVTTPMADEEMQLLMDAHQISLEQAYQMVCRDVPLRRPASAEEIARVCRFLCSSEASIITGAALVADGGSTIVDVPTLAFTSL from the coding sequence ATGAGTAGAGTGGTTGTGATTACCGGCGGCGGTACCGGCGTCGGCGCCGCCTGCGCACGTCTGCTGGCGGCGCAGGGTGATCGGGTGTTCATCATCGGCCGCCGCCCGGAACCGCTGGCGGCGCTGGCGCAAGAGATCGGCGCGCAGGCGCTGGTGGGCGATGCCGCCAGCGGTGAGAGTTGGGCCCACACGCTGCTGCCGGCCATTCTGCGTGAAGCCGGGCGCATCGACTGCCTGATCGGCAGCGCCGGCGGCATGGGCTTCAAGCGCATCACCGAGATGACCGACGCGCAGTGGCAAGGGGCGATGGACAGCAACCTCAACAGCGCTTTCGCCAGCGCGCGCGCCTGCCTGCCGGAGCTGATTAAAAGCGGCGGCAATTTGCTGTTTGTGGCCTCGATCGCCTCGCTGGCCGCCGGGCCGGAGGTCTGCGGCTACGTCACCGCCAAACACGCGCTGATCGGGCTGATGCGCTCCATTGCCCGCGACTATGGCCCGCTGGGCGTGCGCGCCAACGCGGTGTGCCCGGGCTGGGTGACCACGCCGATGGCGGACGAAGAGATGCAACTGCTGATGGACGCCCATCAGATTTCGCTGGAGCAGGCTTACCAGATGGTCTGCCGCGACGTGCCGCTGCGCCGCCCGGCCAGCGCCGAGGAGATCGCCCGCGTGTGCCGTTTCCTGTGTTCCAGCGAAGCTTCAATCATTACCGGCGCGGCGCTGGTGGCCGACGGCGGCTCCACCATCGTCGATGTGCCGACCCTGGCTTTCACTTCCCTGTAA
- a CDS encoding SDR family oxidoreductase, with protein sequence MSATYAADAFTGQAVLVTGGAQGIGLAIVSAFARLGAEVTIADVQLPQAQAAAQALRDEGLSVQALACDLAEPGQIAELVTAVGERHQRLDVVIHNAAYFPLTPFAAIDAALLQRTLSVNLMAPFFLAQAALPWMRRRGGGCLLVTSSVTGPRVAYPGLAHYAASKAGVNGFIRAAALELAAEKIRVNGVEPGMIRTPAMANLGDAQVNQAIAASVPLGRLGEPEDIAAAMVFLASPAAAYITGQTLVVDGGALLPETNSLLT encoded by the coding sequence ATGAGCGCAACCTATGCGGCCGACGCCTTCACGGGGCAGGCGGTGCTGGTGACCGGCGGCGCTCAGGGCATTGGGCTGGCGATCGTCAGCGCCTTTGCCCGGCTGGGCGCCGAGGTGACGATCGCGGACGTGCAGCTGCCGCAGGCGCAGGCGGCGGCGCAGGCGCTGCGGGACGAAGGGCTGAGTGTGCAGGCGCTGGCTTGCGATCTGGCCGAACCGGGGCAGATCGCCGAGCTGGTGACGGCGGTAGGTGAGCGGCATCAACGGCTGGACGTGGTGATCCACAATGCCGCTTACTTTCCGCTGACGCCGTTCGCCGCTATTGACGCGGCCCTGCTGCAACGCACGCTGAGCGTCAATCTGATGGCACCGTTCTTTCTGGCGCAGGCGGCGCTGCCGTGGATGCGCCGCCGGGGCGGCGGCTGCCTTCTGGTGACCTCGTCGGTGACCGGCCCGCGGGTGGCCTACCCGGGGCTGGCGCATTACGCCGCTTCCAAGGCCGGGGTGAACGGGTTTATTCGCGCGGCGGCGCTGGAGCTGGCGGCGGAGAAAATTCGCGTCAACGGCGTGGAGCCGGGGATGATCCGCACGCCGGCGATGGCCAATCTGGGCGACGCGCAGGTGAATCAGGCGATCGCGGCCTCGGTACCGCTCGGGCGGCTGGGGGAACCGGAAGACATCGCCGCGGCGATGGTGTTTCTCGCCTCGCCGGCGGCGGCCTACATCACCGGGCAGACGCTGGTGGTGGACGGCGGCGCGCTGTTGCCGGAAACGAATTCTCTGCTTACTTGA
- a CDS encoding anaerobic sulfatase maturase — MNLAQLRAQQIPVESEPRAAVPFHLLVKPIGAGCNLGCRYCYYPQRQEERTRKMDDDLLAEFIRGYIAAQPRYSREINFVWQGGEPLLAGIGFYKRALALQRRYAPPGVRISNSLQTNGTLLNDAWCRLFRQHHFILGVSLDGDREVQDAHRPDKRGGASYDAALRGIALLQRHQIDFNLLMVVHDGVADRAEAIYDHAVAIGARYLQFQPLMLEGDAPTAGYGLSAANWGRFMLAVYRRWRSRGHVGQVFVMNIEQVYAQYFTHVSPSCVHAERCGGNLVMEPDGRLYACDHLINAQHLLGHADRHTPLATLAARAAEMPFGKNKSLRRECQRCSVKSVCQGGCPAHVGEDRYNRLCAGYYAFFSALLAPLRAYPRSPQGARQWRAAVSAAAG; from the coding sequence ATGAACCTGGCCCAGCTGCGCGCGCAGCAGATCCCGGTAGAGAGCGAACCGCGCGCGGCGGTGCCTTTTCATTTGCTGGTGAAGCCGATCGGCGCCGGCTGCAACCTGGGTTGCCGTTACTGTTACTATCCGCAGCGCCAGGAAGAACGGACGCGCAAGATGGACGACGACCTGCTGGCGGAATTTATCCGCGGCTACATCGCCGCCCAGCCGCGTTACAGCCGCGAGATCAACTTCGTCTGGCAGGGCGGTGAGCCGCTGCTGGCGGGGATCGGTTTTTACAAGCGGGCGCTGGCGCTGCAGCGCCGCTATGCGCCGCCGGGCGTGCGGATCAGCAACAGCCTGCAGACCAATGGCACCCTGCTGAACGACGCCTGGTGCCGGCTGTTCCGGCAACATCACTTTATCCTCGGCGTCAGCCTGGACGGCGACCGCGAGGTGCAGGACGCCCACCGGCCGGACAAGCGCGGTGGCGCCAGCTATGACGCCGCGCTGCGCGGCATCGCGTTGCTGCAGCGCCATCAGATCGACTTCAACCTGCTGATGGTGGTGCACGACGGCGTCGCGGATCGCGCCGAGGCGATCTACGATCATGCGGTGGCGATCGGGGCGCGCTATCTGCAGTTCCAGCCGCTGATGCTGGAAGGGGACGCGCCCACCGCCGGCTATGGGCTGAGCGCCGCCAACTGGGGGCGCTTCATGCTGGCGGTATACCGCCGCTGGCGCAGCCGCGGGCACGTCGGCCAGGTCTTCGTGATGAACATCGAGCAGGTCTACGCACAGTATTTTACTCACGTCAGCCCCAGCTGTGTACACGCCGAACGCTGCGGCGGCAATCTGGTGATGGAGCCGGACGGGCGGCTTTACGCCTGCGATCATCTGATCAACGCGCAGCACCTGCTCGGCCATGCCGATCGCCACACGCCGCTCGCCACCCTGGCGGCAAGGGCGGCGGAGATGCCATTCGGTAAAAACAAGAGCCTGCGCCGCGAGTGCCAACGCTGCAGCGTGAAAAGCGTCTGCCAGGGCGGCTGCCCGGCGCATGTGGGCGAAGATCGCTACAACCGGCTGTGCGCCGGTTATTACGCCTTCTTTTCCGCGCTGCTGGCGCCGCTGCGTGCCTATCCGCGCAGCCCGCAGGGAGCGAGGCAGTGGCGCGCCGCCGTGAGCGCGGCCGCAGGTTGA
- a CDS encoding LuxR family transcriptional regulator: protein MHSTASDAFINSCLATITHLIPVSAGVFYLVDRDLRPDHYILHGMPDKTHQQYLNHFQQIDPLQPANFHRQDITMVGMSPAAIAGNRRYYHDFMLPNDMRDMTEIFIRQRKRIVAGVSLIRDTPFTEVERGRLRAVLPLIELATRDLLPDGEAQLLTAKEQEIVNMVREGASNKRIALKLGISLSTVKTHMRNIFAKTDVVNRTELVASGFLAHG from the coding sequence ATGCACAGCACAGCATCCGATGCCTTTATCAACAGTTGTTTGGCGACCATCACGCACCTGATCCCGGTGTCCGCCGGGGTGTTCTATCTGGTCGATCGCGACCTGCGGCCGGATCACTACATCTTGCATGGCATGCCCGATAAAACGCATCAGCAGTACCTGAACCACTTCCAGCAGATAGACCCGCTGCAGCCGGCCAATTTCCATCGTCAGGACATTACCATGGTCGGCATGAGCCCGGCGGCGATCGCCGGCAACCGCCGCTATTACCACGACTTTATGCTGCCGAACGACATGCGCGACATGACGGAGATCTTCATCCGCCAGCGCAAGCGCATCGTCGCCGGGGTATCGCTGATCCGTGACACCCCGTTTACCGAAGTGGAACGCGGCCGCCTGCGCGCGGTGCTGCCGCTGATCGAGCTGGCGACGCGCGATCTGCTGCCCGACGGCGAGGCGCAGCTGCTGACCGCCAAAGAGCAAGAGATCGTCAACATGGTGCGCGAAGGCGCCAGCAATAAGCGCATCGCCCTGAAGCTGGGCATTTCGCTGTCCACGGTGAAAACCCATATGCGCAATATTTTTGCCAAAACCGACGTGGTGAACCGCACCGAACTGGTCGCCAGCGGCTTTCTCGCCCACGGTTAA
- a CDS encoding MoaF C-terminal domain-containing protein gives MSSEAVFIQVGALAEGFAPHSNTLEQQHGLAGTMLTLRFRDGAAQRCRFIDEQTLEWGERRGVAYRATSIRPGVLFIDFLDPARANASITLVCDRNQGNFTAVYGQLPDEAQARLDAFSRVEQGLPLTAVEAEFRFGTLDDADVAPPGFTDELIGMRNMYTYSPTERYEHIYLNDNFYAWQCLDGVEKGLADVDRCHYVKVAEQLYLFVWREKIIPTLGVVMIDLQGMRTDGKILGYQGSDFSALSNFAVGAHAQVLNTTRHPRG, from the coding sequence ATGAGTTCAGAAGCGGTATTCATTCAGGTTGGCGCACTGGCGGAAGGCTTTGCGCCGCACAGCAATACACTGGAACAGCAGCACGGGTTGGCGGGCACCATGCTGACGCTGCGTTTTCGCGACGGCGCGGCGCAGCGCTGCCGGTTCATCGACGAGCAGACGCTGGAGTGGGGGGAGCGGCGCGGCGTCGCCTATCGCGCCACCAGCATTCGCCCCGGCGTGCTGTTCATCGATTTTCTCGATCCTGCCCGCGCCAACGCCAGCATTACGCTGGTATGCGACCGCAATCAGGGCAACTTCACTGCGGTATACGGCCAGTTGCCGGACGAAGCGCAGGCGCGGCTCGACGCCTTCAGCCGGGTGGAGCAGGGGCTGCCGCTGACCGCGGTCGAGGCCGAATTCCGCTTCGGCACGCTGGATGACGCCGACGTGGCGCCACCGGGCTTTACCGATGAGCTGATCGGCATGCGCAACATGTACACCTACAGCCCGACCGAGCGGTACGAGCACATCTACCTGAACGACAACTTCTACGCCTGGCAGTGTCTGGACGGGGTGGAAAAGGGGCTGGCGGACGTCGATCGCTGCCACTACGTGAAGGTGGCGGAGCAGCTTTATCTGTTCGTCTGGCGCGAGAAGATCATCCCGACGCTGGGCGTGGTGATGATCGATCTGCAGGGCATGCGCACCGACGGCAAGATCCTCGGTTATCAGGGCAGCGATTTCAGCGCGCTGAGCAACTTTGCGGTCGGCGCCCATGCGCAGGTGCTGAACACCACGCGACACCCGCGAGGATAG
- a CDS encoding DUF3156 family protein yields the protein MIGLLPSLNRAWRRAPSGYRPGAALDRLVRNLEPYACERLAPGLLRLTLPQGPQIEVSEQVQGLFMAHIVSHRFRLQGPCAMQLPLTLDVVTGGWLRRCGVRYLLRQRHAAAQQVLDGLQRYPQIGETLAQLDFRRVQLTVNDGRWQVDIEHFAASEVVSCLPVGRRYLRLDAEQRRLLLSSLLMIGQLMEKLNHE from the coding sequence TTGATCGGCTTACTTCCCTCACTTAACCGTGCCTGGCGGCGAGCGCCGTCGGGCTATCGGCCGGGCGCTGCGCTGGATCGTCTGGTGCGCAATCTGGAACCCTACGCGTGCGAACGCCTGGCGCCGGGACTGCTGCGGCTGACGCTGCCGCAGGGGCCGCAGATCGAGGTCAGTGAACAGGTGCAGGGGCTGTTTATGGCGCATATCGTCAGCCACCGCTTTCGGTTGCAGGGCCCGTGCGCGATGCAGCTTCCGCTGACGCTGGACGTGGTGACCGGCGGCTGGCTGCGGCGGTGCGGGGTGCGTTATCTGCTGCGCCAGCGCCATGCGGCCGCGCAGCAGGTGCTGGACGGCCTGCAGCGTTACCCGCAGATCGGCGAGACGCTGGCGCAGCTGGATTTTCGCCGCGTGCAGCTGACGGTGAACGACGGGCGTTGGCAGGTGGATATTGAGCATTTCGCCGCGTCGGAGGTGGTCAGCTGTTTGCCGGTCGGCCGCCGCTATCTGCGGCTGGATGCCGAACAGCGGCGGCTGCTGTTGAGCAGCCTGCTGATGATCGGCCAACTGATGGAGAAGCTGAATCATGAGTAG
- a CDS encoding arylsulfatase yields MQKKTLAVALSGALSGLAQGADVDRPNVLIILVDDMGYSDISPFGGEIPTPNLQALAERGVRMSQYYTSPMSAPARSMLMTGNTNQQAGMGGMWWYESTAAQPGYEMRLTDRVTTLPERFRDAGYATMMAGKWHLGYVDGAKPTDRGFERAFAFMGGGTSHFDDAKPLGTVEAFHTFYTLNGKRVSLPKDFYSSKAYADQLEQWIRDTPQSKPIFAYLAFTAPHDPLQAPDDWIAKFDGKYDAGYQQAYQRRIQRLKALGLISERTPMPTLALDKAWNALTPEQQKYEAKTMQVYAAMIAYMDDQVGAVLNTLKQTGRDQNTVIVFATDNGANPASGFYYGSKPEYWRQFDNSYANLGRKGSFISYGPHWANVSNAPYANYHKTTSAQGGINTDFIISAPRLKGRGGIDRTPMAVYDIAPTLYDYAGIDANKPLKAKPTLPMVGVSFKRYFSGEADGVPRATYGVELHNQAAYVDGVWKLRRLVKAGPTAQMAPWGLFNLHDDPLETRDLAAANPDRVKRLSEAYRRFAQQSMVIEAKGEAIDYLGVDASTGDYIGLDPQTHKPLPQAAP; encoded by the coding sequence ATGCAGAAAAAAACGTTGGCGGTGGCGTTGAGCGGCGCCTTATCGGGCCTGGCGCAGGGGGCGGACGTCGATCGCCCCAACGTGCTGATCATTCTGGTGGACGATATGGGCTACTCCGACATCAGCCCGTTCGGCGGCGAGATACCGACGCCCAACCTGCAGGCGCTGGCCGAACGGGGCGTGCGCATGAGCCAGTACTACACCTCGCCGATGTCGGCGCCGGCGCGGTCGATGTTGATGACTGGCAACACCAACCAGCAGGCCGGCATGGGCGGCATGTGGTGGTATGAGAGCACCGCCGCGCAGCCGGGCTATGAAATGCGGCTGACCGACCGCGTGACCACATTGCCGGAGCGCTTTCGCGACGCGGGCTACGCCACCATGATGGCGGGCAAATGGCACCTGGGCTATGTCGACGGCGCCAAACCGACCGATCGCGGCTTCGAGCGCGCCTTCGCCTTTATGGGGGGCGGCACCAGCCATTTCGACGATGCGAAACCGCTGGGCACCGTGGAGGCGTTCCATACCTTCTACACCCTGAACGGTAAACGCGTGTCGTTGCCCAAAGATTTCTATTCCAGCAAGGCCTATGCCGATCAACTGGAACAGTGGATCCGCGATACGCCGCAGAGCAAGCCGATCTTCGCCTATCTGGCCTTTACCGCGCCGCACGATCCGCTGCAGGCGCCGGATGACTGGATCGCCAAATTCGACGGCAAATACGACGCCGGTTACCAGCAGGCCTATCAGCGGCGCATTCAGCGCCTGAAGGCGCTGGGGCTGATCTCCGAGCGCACGCCGATGCCGACGCTGGCGCTGGATAAGGCCTGGAACGCGCTGACGCCCGAGCAGCAAAAATATGAAGCCAAGACCATGCAGGTGTACGCGGCAATGATTGCTTACATGGACGATCAGGTCGGTGCGGTGCTGAACACCCTCAAGCAAACCGGCCGCGACCAAAATACGGTGATCGTGTTCGCCACCGACAACGGCGCCAACCCCGCCAGCGGCTTCTACTACGGTTCGAAGCCGGAGTATTGGCGGCAGTTCGACAACAGCTACGCCAACCTCGGCCGCAAGGGATCGTTCATCTCCTACGGGCCGCACTGGGCCAACGTCAGCAACGCGCCGTACGCCAATTACCACAAAACCACCAGCGCACAGGGCGGCATCAATACCGATTTCATCATCTCCGCGCCGCGGCTGAAGGGGCGTGGCGGCATCGACCGCACGCCGATGGCGGTGTATGACATCGCGCCGACGCTGTATGACTATGCCGGCATCGACGCCAACAAACCGCTGAAAGCCAAGCCGACGCTGCCGATGGTCGGCGTCAGCTTCAAGCGCTATTTCAGCGGCGAGGCAGACGGCGTGCCGCGTGCGACCTACGGCGTGGAACTGCATAACCAGGCCGCCTATGTGGATGGCGTCTGGAAGCTGCGGCGGTTGGTGAAGGCCGGGCCGACGGCGCAGATGGCGCCGTGGGGGCTGTTCAACCTGCATGACGATCCGCTGGAAACGCGCGATCTGGCCGCCGCCAACCCGGATCGAGTCAAACGGCTGAGCGAGGCGTATCGCCGCTTTGCGCAGCAGAGCATGGTCATTGAAGCCAAAGGTGAAGCGATCGACTACCTCGGCGTTGACGCCAGCACCGGTGACTATATCGGCCTGGATCCGCAGACCCACAAACCGTTGCCGCAGGCGGCGCCATGA
- a CDS encoding class II histone deacetylase, with amino-acid sequence MKRTTGFLFDERCFWHSTGLHATTLPVGGWVQPPSGAGHAESPETKRRMKNLMDVSGLSRQLTLLSAEPAAEEDLLRIHPAHYLQRFKQVSDSGGGLLGEEAPLGPGSYEIAKLSAGLACAAVEAVLQGELDNAYALSRPPGHHCLPDQSMGFCFLANIPIAIERAKARHGLGKVAVLDWDVHHGNGTQHIYWQRGDVLTLSLHQDGCFPAGYSGERDRGEGAGAGCNVNVPMLAGAGDDGYLHAMRRIIIPALEKFEPELIIVACGYDANALDPLARMQLHSDSFRAMTALVQDAADRLCGGKLVMVHEGGYAESYVPFCGLAVMEQLSGVRTEVQDPLLAFIQQQQPRDAFNRFQREALDELARQFGL; translated from the coding sequence GTGAAAAGAACAACCGGTTTCTTGTTTGATGAACGCTGTTTCTGGCACAGCACCGGCCTGCACGCCACCACCCTGCCGGTCGGCGGTTGGGTACAACCGCCTTCGGGTGCCGGCCACGCCGAATCGCCGGAAACCAAACGGCGCATGAAGAACCTGATGGACGTGTCCGGCCTGTCGCGCCAGCTTACCCTATTGAGCGCCGAACCGGCGGCGGAAGAAGACCTGCTGCGCATCCACCCCGCACACTACCTGCAGCGTTTCAAACAGGTGAGCGACAGTGGCGGCGGCCTGCTGGGGGAAGAAGCGCCGCTGGGGCCGGGCAGCTATGAGATCGCCAAACTCTCAGCCGGGCTGGCCTGCGCGGCGGTGGAGGCGGTGCTGCAGGGCGAGCTGGATAACGCCTATGCGCTGTCGCGCCCGCCGGGCCACCACTGCCTGCCGGATCAATCGATGGGCTTCTGCTTCCTGGCCAACATTCCCATTGCCATCGAGCGCGCCAAGGCCCGCCATGGCCTCGGCAAGGTGGCGGTGCTCGACTGGGACGTACACCACGGCAACGGCACCCAGCATATCTATTGGCAGCGCGGCGACGTGCTGACGCTGTCGCTGCATCAGGACGGCTGCTTCCCGGCAGGCTATTCCGGCGAACGGGATCGCGGCGAAGGCGCCGGGGCGGGCTGCAACGTTAACGTACCGATGCTGGCCGGCGCCGGCGACGACGGCTACCTGCACGCCATGCGGCGCATCATCATCCCGGCGCTGGAAAAATTCGAGCCGGAGCTGATCATCGTCGCCTGCGGCTACGACGCCAACGCCCTCGATCCGCTGGCGCGCATGCAGCTGCACAGCGACAGCTTCCGCGCCATGACCGCGCTGGTGCAAGACGCCGCTGACCGACTGTGCGGCGGCAAGCTGGTGATGGTGCACGAAGGCGGCTACGCCGAATCCTACGTGCCGTTTTGCGGGCTGGCGGTGATGGAACAGCTGAGCGGCGTGCGCACTGAAGTGCAGGATCCGCTGCTGGCGTTCATCCAGCAACAGCAGCCGCGCGACGCCTTCAACCGCTTCCAGCGTGAAGCGCTCGACGAGCTGGCGCGCCAGTTCGGCCTGTAA
- a CDS encoding MFS transporter yields the protein MSSDSVSAPAVGAALPCPPRLLTAIIVFAAIAPGILMTAPAVAAQLAAQWQLGPAQIGHLFSTELGAMSLATLPAWWWIGRINWRRVATLSALVFIAGNLASALVQDFALLLPLRFIASLAGGTLMILCITCAAGTANPSRVYAFWVLGQLVLGAVGLLVLPPLFAHFGLMAVYLILAAIMLCCLPLIPAFPNGFTAARAARSGPAASLARKLCAVLAVLTFYISLSAVWTFIGGIAAGAGLSPAHSGQVLAIATLLGIVGAGAAALIGARFGGGRLIVLGYALLLTSVALLTGQPLLLRFALAALLFKFTWTFVLPFILARVAGLDNDGKLMNGINLVIGGGMAIGPTLAGSLIESSGGFNALLFGALGCALLSLLLISLASPRAPRRITGGER from the coding sequence ATGTCCAGTGATTCGGTTTCCGCGCCCGCCGTCGGCGCGGCGCTCCCCTGCCCGCCGCGGCTGCTGACCGCCATTATCGTCTTCGCCGCCATCGCGCCGGGCATTCTGATGACCGCCCCCGCCGTGGCCGCCCAGCTCGCCGCGCAGTGGCAGCTCGGCCCGGCGCAGATCGGCCACCTGTTCTCCACCGAACTCGGCGCCATGAGCCTGGCCACCCTGCCGGCGTGGTGGTGGATCGGGCGCATCAACTGGCGGCGGGTCGCTACGCTGTCGGCGTTGGTGTTTATCGCCGGCAACCTGGCTTCGGCGCTGGTGCAAGATTTCGCCCTACTGCTGCCGCTGCGCTTCATCGCCTCGCTGGCAGGCGGCACCTTGATGATCCTGTGCATCACCTGCGCCGCCGGCACCGCCAATCCCAGCCGGGTCTATGCCTTCTGGGTGCTCGGCCAGCTGGTGCTGGGTGCAGTCGGGCTGCTGGTGCTGCCGCCGCTATTCGCGCACTTCGGCCTGATGGCGGTCTACCTGATTTTGGCAGCCATCATGCTGTGCTGCCTGCCGCTCATCCCGGCGTTCCCCAACGGTTTCACCGCCGCCCGCGCCGCCCGCAGTGGCCCCGCCGCCTCGCTGGCGCGCAAGCTGTGCGCCGTGCTGGCGGTGCTGACCTTTTACATCAGCCTGAGCGCGGTCTGGACCTTTATCGGCGGCATCGCCGCAGGTGCCGGGCTGTCGCCGGCCCACAGCGGCCAGGTGCTGGCCATCGCCACCTTGCTCGGCATCGTCGGTGCGGGGGCAGCGGCGCTGATCGGCGCGCGCTTCGGCGGCGGACGCCTGATCGTGCTGGGGTACGCCTTGCTGTTGACCAGCGTGGCGCTACTGACAGGCCAACCGCTGCTGCTGCGTTTCGCCCTGGCCGCCCTGCTGTTCAAATTCACCTGGACCTTCGTGCTGCCGTTCATTCTGGCGCGGGTCGCCGGGCTGGATAACGACGGCAAGCTGATGAACGGCATCAACCTGGTGATCGGCGGCGGCATGGCCATCGGCCCGACGCTGGCCGGCTCTCTTATCGAATCTTCCGGCGGTTTCAACGCCTTGCTGTTCGGCGCGCTGGGCTGCGCGCTGCTGTCACTGCTGTTGATTTCGCTGGCTTCACCGCGCGCACCGCGCCGTATAACAGGAGGAGAAAGGTGA